One segment of Proteus appendicitidis DNA contains the following:
- the nuoM gene encoding NADH-quinone oxidoreductase subunit M has product MLLPWLILIPFIGGLLSWQAERIGSQVPRWVALLTMGLTLVISVQLWLQGDYQLLSADGAPRWTEYYFVPWIPALGINIQFALDGMSLLMTVLTAILGILAVLSSWNENQPSQGAFHFNLLWILAGVMGVFLATDLFLFFFFWEMMLIPMYFLISLWGHKGSSDKKHVSAATKFFIYTQASGLLMLLAIIGLAVAFYRETGIWTFNYDTLLQAHTVLGSELQFILMLGFFAAFAVKMPIVPVHGWLADAHAEAPTAGSVDLSGILLKTAAYGLLRFNLPLFPEASALLAPVAMWLGLITVFYAALLAFRQTDIKRLAAYSSISHMGFIVIAIYAGSVLAYQGAIIQMITNGLSAAGLFIMCGMLYERLGTRDMNQMGGLWKSIRFLPAFSLFFAVASLGMPGTGNFVGEFMILFGTYGHFKLITIISVFGLVFASVYALWMMQQAYYGSPKTAERTYKGLDLREFFILITLVVLLVILGFFPQPVLDTSISAMENLQTWYSASISTVRP; this is encoded by the coding sequence ATGTTATTACCCTGGCTAATACTTATTCCCTTCATCGGTGGCCTGCTAAGTTGGCAGGCTGAACGAATCGGCTCGCAAGTCCCTCGCTGGGTTGCGTTGCTGACGATGGGATTAACACTCGTTATTTCTGTGCAACTTTGGTTGCAAGGCGATTATCAACTACTTAGTGCTGATGGAGCACCACGTTGGACAGAGTATTACTTTGTGCCGTGGATCCCTGCTTTAGGGATTAATATCCAATTTGCACTTGATGGTATGTCATTGCTGATGACTGTACTAACTGCGATTTTAGGTATCTTAGCGGTACTTTCATCGTGGAATGAAAATCAGCCATCACAAGGTGCTTTCCATTTTAACCTGCTGTGGATCTTAGCCGGTGTGATGGGGGTATTTTTAGCGACTGACCTGTTTTTATTCTTCTTCTTCTGGGAAATGATGTTGATCCCAATGTATTTCCTGATTTCTTTATGGGGACACAAAGGAAGTAGCGATAAAAAACACGTTAGTGCAGCAACAAAATTCTTTATCTATACACAGGCAAGTGGTCTGTTAATGTTGCTGGCCATTATCGGTCTTGCGGTTGCTTTCTACCGTGAAACGGGTATTTGGACGTTTAATTACGATACCTTACTACAAGCACATACGGTATTAGGCTCTGAACTGCAATTTATTCTGATGTTAGGTTTCTTCGCGGCATTTGCGGTGAAAATGCCTATCGTACCTGTTCATGGCTGGTTAGCGGATGCTCACGCAGAAGCACCAACAGCAGGCTCTGTTGACTTATCAGGTATTTTGCTAAAAACAGCGGCTTACGGTCTATTACGTTTTAACTTACCACTCTTTCCTGAAGCGTCAGCGTTGCTGGCACCTGTGGCGATGTGGTTAGGTTTAATTACCGTATTCTATGCAGCGCTGTTAGCCTTCCGTCAGACAGATATCAAACGTCTCGCGGCTTACAGTAGTATTTCTCACATGGGCTTTATCGTGATTGCGATTTATGCCGGCTCTGTATTGGCTTACCAAGGTGCGATTATTCAAATGATCACCAATGGTTTGTCAGCAGCAGGTCTGTTTATCATGTGTGGCATGCTGTATGAGCGTTTAGGTACGCGTGATATGAACCAAATGGGTGGATTGTGGAAAAGCATCCGTTTCTTACCAGCGTTTTCACTGTTCTTTGCGGTTGCCTCTTTAGGTATGCCAGGAACAGGTAACTTCGTTGGTGAGTTTATGATCCTGTTTGGTACTTATGGTCACTTTAAGCTGATCACTATTATTTCGGTCTTTGGTTTAGTCTTTGCTTCTGTCTATGCACTGTGGATGATGCAACAGGCTTACTATGGTTCACCGAAAACAGCTGAAAGAACCTATAAAGGGTTAGATCTGAGAGAATTCTTTATCCTGATCACATTGGTTGTTTTACTGGTTATTTTGGGCTTCTTCCCACAACCTGTATTAGACACATCAATATCAGCGATGGAAAATCTCCAGACTTGGTATTCCGCTTCTATTTCAACAGTAAGGCCGTAA
- the nuoL gene encoding NADH-quinone oxidoreductase subunit L — protein sequence MNILYLTILLPLLGFLLLAFSHGRWSENVSAWIGTGSVGLSALVALWAGMDFFANGQETQVLTLWNWMSAGNFNIPFTLVLDGLSLTMLGVITGVGFLIHMYASWYMRGEEGYSRFFAYTNLFIASMVVLVLADNMMLMYMGWEGVGLCSYLLIGFYYSNPANGAAAMKAFIVTRIGDVFLAIGMFILFDQLGTLSFREMAVLAPEQLAVGSSVINWAMLMVLGGAVGKSAQLPLQTWLADAMAGPTPVSALIHAATMVTAGVYLVARSNALFLMAPEVLELVGIIGAVTLVLAGFAALVQTDIKRILAYSTMSQIGYMFLALGAQAWDAAIFHLMTHAFFKALLFLSAGSVIIACHHEQNIFKMGGLRKKIPFVYACFLIGGGALAALPLLTAGFFSKDEILWGAYSNGHFNLMLAGLVGALFTSLYTFRLIFIVFHGETKTEAHQVKGFTHTFPLAVLALLSTFIGALITQPLGAVFPEGNASHEGKYVLEALSGVVAIVGVAIAAWLYLKQRQCVSKVANTRTGRFFSTWWFHAWGFDALYEVLFVKPYKGAAWLIQNDPVNQFFNLFGSLLKGTNKGLSFSENGLARWYAASLGLGAVLVIALLLLV from the coding sequence ATGAATATACTCTATTTAACCATTCTGCTACCACTCCTGGGATTCTTACTGCTCGCTTTCTCGCATGGTCGTTGGTCTGAAAACGTATCAGCATGGATTGGTACAGGTTCTGTTGGTTTATCTGCCCTCGTTGCACTTTGGGCTGGTATGGATTTCTTTGCTAACGGGCAAGAAACTCAAGTTCTGACTTTATGGAACTGGATGTCAGCAGGGAATTTTAATATTCCGTTTACACTGGTTCTTGATGGTCTTTCATTAACAATGCTGGGTGTGATTACCGGTGTTGGCTTCCTTATTCATATGTATGCATCTTGGTATATGCGTGGAGAAGAAGGGTATTCTCGCTTCTTTGCTTATACCAACTTATTTATCGCAAGTATGGTTGTCTTAGTACTGGCTGATAATATGATGCTGATGTACATGGGATGGGAAGGGGTTGGTCTATGTAGTTACCTGTTAATTGGTTTCTATTATAGCAATCCTGCTAATGGCGCAGCTGCGATGAAAGCGTTTATCGTAACGCGTATCGGTGATGTGTTCTTAGCTATCGGTATGTTTATCCTGTTTGACCAATTAGGCACATTGAGTTTCCGTGAAATGGCCGTACTTGCGCCTGAGCAATTAGCAGTAGGTTCAAGTGTCATTAACTGGGCAATGTTGATGGTATTAGGCGGTGCAGTAGGTAAATCAGCACAGCTTCCATTACAAACTTGGTTAGCGGATGCGATGGCAGGTCCTACACCAGTATCTGCATTAATCCACGCCGCAACGATGGTTACGGCAGGTGTATACTTGGTTGCACGTAGTAACGCGCTATTCTTAATGGCACCTGAAGTACTTGAGTTAGTCGGTATTATTGGTGCAGTCACATTAGTGTTAGCGGGCTTTGCGGCTTTAGTACAAACCGATATCAAACGTATTCTTGCTTATTCAACCATGAGCCAAATTGGTTATATGTTCTTGGCTTTAGGCGCTCAAGCATGGGATGCGGCAATTTTCCACTTAATGACCCACGCTTTCTTTAAAGCATTACTGTTCTTATCTGCAGGCTCTGTGATTATTGCCTGCCACCACGAACAGAATATCTTTAAGATGGGCGGGTTACGTAAGAAGATCCCATTTGTTTATGCTTGTTTCCTCATTGGTGGTGGCGCATTAGCGGCATTACCACTGTTAACAGCAGGGTTCTTCAGTAAAGATGAAATCTTATGGGGTGCGTATTCAAACGGGCATTTCAATTTAATGCTTGCAGGTTTAGTTGGCGCGTTATTTACGTCACTTTATACCTTCCGTTTGATTTTCATCGTATTCCATGGTGAAACCAAAACCGAAGCACACCAAGTTAAAGGGTTTACTCATACTTTCCCATTAGCGGTATTAGCACTGTTATCAACATTTATCGGTGCATTAATTACTCAGCCGTTAGGTGCTGTTTTCCCTGAAGGAAACGCATCGCATGAGGGTAAATATGTATTAGAAGCGCTTTCTGGTGTGGTAGCGATAGTAGGCGTTGCCATTGCAGCATGGTTATACCTGAAACAGCGTCAATGTGTTTCTAAGGTTGCTAATACTCGTACAGGTCGTTTCTTCTCAACATGGTGGTTCCATGCTTGGGGATTCGATGCACTGTATGAAGTGCTGTTTGTCAAACCTTATAAAGGGGCGGCGTGGCTTATCCAAAATGATCCTGTTAACCAATTCTTTAATCTATTCGGTAGCCTGCTTAAAGGAACCAATAAAGGATTAAGTTTCAGTGAGAATGGATTAGCACGTTGGTATGCGGCTTCTCTCGGTTTAGGTGCAGTGCTGGTCATCGCTCTGCTGCTTCTGGTTTAA
- the nuoK gene encoding NADH-quinone oxidoreductase subunit NuoK yields the protein MIPLQHGLILAAVLFVLGFTCLVLRRNLLFMLIGLEIMINAAALAFVVGGSFWGQTDGQIMYIMAISLAAAEASIGLALLLQLHRHRQNINIDTVSEMRG from the coding sequence ATGATACCTCTTCAACATGGTTTGATCTTGGCTGCGGTACTGTTTGTGTTAGGTTTTACCTGCTTAGTACTTCGCCGCAACCTGTTGTTTATGTTGATCGGACTAGAAATTATGATTAATGCAGCTGCACTGGCATTTGTTGTCGGTGGTAGCTTTTGGGGTCAAACAGATGGTCAGATAATGTATATCATGGCAATCAGTTTGGCGGCGGCAGAGGCAAGTATTGGTCTGGCATTGTTGTTACAGCTTCATAGACATCGCCAAAACATCAATATTGATACAGTCAGTGAGATGCGCGGATGA
- the nuoJ gene encoding NADH-quinone oxidoreductase subunit J: MEFAFYIAGLIAILATLRVITHTNPVHALLYLVISLIALSVVFFSLGAYFAGALEIIVYAGAIMVLFVFVVMMLNLGKSVVDQEKKWLQPKFWIGPALLSLMLLVVLIYAISSVTHGEIAGEVIGAKEVGISLFGPYILAVELASVLLLSGLIVAYHIGRDKSHDDLVENENAGEQK, from the coding sequence ATGGAATTTGCATTTTACATCGCGGGGCTGATTGCCATCCTTGCAACATTGAGAGTGATCACTCATACCAATCCTGTACACGCCTTGTTGTACTTAGTGATTTCATTGATTGCGCTCTCTGTGGTTTTCTTCTCGTTAGGTGCCTATTTTGCGGGTGCATTAGAAATCATCGTTTACGCTGGCGCTATTATGGTGTTATTCGTTTTCGTGGTGATGATGCTCAACTTAGGTAAATCCGTCGTTGATCAAGAGAAAAAGTGGCTACAACCGAAGTTTTGGATAGGGCCTGCGCTTTTATCTCTGATGCTATTAGTCGTGTTAATTTACGCTATTAGTAGTGTCACTCACGGTGAAATTGCTGGAGAAGTGATTGGCGCGAAAGAGGTCGGTATTAGCTTATTTGGGCCTTATATTCTGGCTGTTGAGTTAGCATCTGTTCTCTTATTGTCTGGATTGATTGTTGCTTACCACATTGGTCGTGATAAGAGCCATGACGATCTCGTCGAAAACGAAAACGCAGGGGAGCAAAAATGA
- the nuoI gene encoding NADH-quinone oxidoreductase subunit NuoI, with translation MTLKELLTGFGTQVRSIWMIGLHAFAKRETQMYPEEPVNVAPRYRGRIVLTRDPDGEERCVACNLCAAVCPVGCISLQKAEHEDGRWYPEFFRINFSRCIFCGLCEEACPTTALQLTPDFEMGEFKRQDLVYEKDDLLISGPGKYPEYNFYRKTGMAINGKDKGDADDEAKPIDVKSLLP, from the coding sequence ATGACTTTAAAAGAGTTATTGACTGGTTTCGGCACCCAGGTACGAAGCATTTGGATGATTGGCTTACATGCCTTCGCCAAACGCGAAACACAGATGTACCCGGAAGAACCTGTCAATGTTGCACCACGCTATCGTGGACGAATTGTGTTGACGCGTGATCCTGATGGTGAAGAACGCTGTGTTGCTTGTAACTTGTGTGCAGCAGTCTGTCCAGTTGGCTGTATTTCATTACAGAAAGCAGAACATGAAGATGGTCGTTGGTATCCGGAGTTTTTCCGTATCAACTTTTCTCGTTGTATCTTCTGCGGTTTATGTGAAGAAGCTTGCCCAACAACGGCGTTGCAATTAACGCCTGATTTTGAAATGGGTGAGTTTAAGCGTCAGGATTTGGTTTATGAAAAAGACGATCTGTTGATTTCAGGGCCAGGCAAATATCCTGAATATAACTTTTACCGTAAAACAGGTATGGCGATTAACGGCAAAGATAAAGGTGATGCGGATGATGAAGCTAAACCTATCGATGTCAAAAGCCTGTTACCGTAA
- the nuoH gene encoding NADH-quinone oxidoreductase subunit NuoH: MSWLSPEVTEILLTVLKAVVILLVVVTCGAFMSMGERRLLGLFQNRYGPNRVGYAGSAQLIADMIKMFFKEDWIPKFADRFIFTIAPVIAFSSLLLSFAIVPVSSTWVVADLNIGILFFLMVAGIAVYAVLFAGWSSNNKYSLLGAMRASAQTVSYEVFLGLSILGVVAQAGSFNLTDIVNSQANMWNVIPQFFGFITFAIAGVAVCHRHPFDQPEAEQELADGYHIEYSGMKFGLFFVGEYIGIVAVSGLIVTLFFGGWQGPFLPSFIWFALKTGFFMMMFILIRASLPRPRYDQVMSFGWKICLPLTLINLLVTAAVILYNAQ, translated from the coding sequence ATGAGCTGGTTATCTCCTGAAGTTACAGAGATTTTACTCACCGTATTAAAAGCCGTCGTGATCTTGCTTGTCGTGGTCACTTGTGGTGCTTTTATGAGTATGGGGGAACGTCGTTTACTGGGTTTATTCCAAAACCGTTATGGGCCTAACCGTGTAGGTTATGCAGGTTCAGCACAGCTAATTGCGGATATGATCAAAATGTTCTTTAAAGAGGACTGGATCCCGAAATTTGCTGACCGCTTTATCTTCACCATTGCACCAGTGATTGCGTTTTCATCTTTACTGCTGTCATTTGCGATTGTACCTGTTAGCTCAACATGGGTTGTTGCTGACTTAAACATCGGTATTTTGTTCTTCTTGATGGTTGCAGGTATTGCGGTGTATGCCGTGTTATTTGCAGGATGGTCAAGTAATAACAAATATTCCCTGTTAGGTGCAATGCGTGCATCAGCACAAACCGTAAGTTATGAAGTGTTCTTAGGGCTTTCAATCTTAGGTGTTGTTGCACAAGCTGGCTCTTTTAACCTGACTGACATCGTAAACTCACAAGCAAATATGTGGAATGTCATCCCACAATTCTTTGGCTTTATTACGTTTGCGATTGCTGGGGTTGCTGTTTGTCACCGTCATCCATTTGACCAACCAGAAGCAGAGCAAGAATTGGCTGATGGTTATCATATTGAATATTCCGGTATGAAATTCGGTTTGTTCTTTGTGGGTGAATATATCGGTATTGTTGCGGTATCAGGTCTTATCGTGACGTTATTCTTCGGTGGTTGGCAAGGACCTTTCTTACCGTCATTTATTTGGTTCGCACTGAAAACAGGATTCTTCATGATGATGTTTATCCTTATCCGTGCATCGTTGCCGCGTCCGCGCTACGACCAAGTGATGTCTTTTGGTTGGAAAATTTGCTTACCGTTAACGCTTATTAATCTGCTGGTTACTGCTGCAGTGATACTTTACAACGCTCAATAA